A section of the Hyalangium minutum genome encodes:
- a CDS encoding acyl-CoA synthetase produces MSDYEAVRRSFQWERPEHFNFAQDVIDKHAAERPGALALLWSDEAGNERRFTFAELKQHSVHAAQFLLSLGMQRGDRAFILMPRVPEWWFLVLGCIRAGIVFMPGTPMLTTKDIRYRIFASDAAAVITDASCLDRFEGLVGTGRVENWICLGKAPSPWVRYEPGAGTGVHGLTFEHTRADEPMLIYFTSGTTGMPKMVLHTQASYGLGHQITGRYWLDLTPEDRHLTLSDTGWAKCAWGKLFGPWSQGACNVVYDFRGRFDAAKVLQVLERQKVTTFCAPPTAWRALVLQDLSKFDLKAIRHVVSAGEPLNPEVIDTWKQATGLYIREGYGQTETVMVVGMFPSLEPRAGSMGKPSPGFTVDVINEQGQPVPVGQEGDIAVRVAPERPVGLFHGYLNDESANQACRRGDWYVTGDRAVKDADGYFWFVGRADDVIKTSGYRVGPFEVESALLEHVAVAESAVIGVPDERIGQRIKAYVVLAPGHRGSPELAMELQEHVKKTTAPYKYPREIEFVTELPKTVSGKIRRAELRGTLMSS; encoded by the coding sequence ATGAGCGACTACGAGGCCGTCCGCCGTTCCTTTCAATGGGAGCGGCCCGAGCACTTCAACTTCGCCCAGGATGTCATCGACAAACACGCGGCCGAGCGGCCGGGGGCCCTGGCGCTCCTGTGGAGCGACGAGGCCGGGAACGAGCGGCGCTTCACGTTCGCGGAGCTGAAGCAGCACTCGGTGCACGCGGCGCAGTTCCTCCTGAGCTTGGGGATGCAGCGAGGGGACCGGGCCTTCATCCTCATGCCGAGGGTGCCGGAGTGGTGGTTCCTGGTGCTCGGGTGCATCCGGGCGGGCATCGTCTTCATGCCGGGGACGCCCATGCTGACGACGAAGGACATCCGGTATCGGATCTTCGCGTCGGATGCGGCGGCGGTCATCACGGACGCGAGCTGCCTGGACCGCTTCGAGGGCCTGGTGGGCACGGGGCGGGTGGAGAACTGGATCTGCCTGGGGAAGGCGCCCTCGCCGTGGGTGCGCTACGAGCCGGGAGCGGGGACAGGCGTGCACGGGCTGACGTTCGAGCACACGCGGGCGGATGAGCCCATGCTCATCTACTTCACGTCCGGCACCACGGGCATGCCGAAGATGGTGCTGCACACGCAGGCAAGCTACGGCCTGGGGCACCAAATCACGGGGCGGTACTGGCTGGACCTGACGCCGGAGGACCGGCACCTGACGTTGTCGGACACGGGCTGGGCGAAGTGTGCCTGGGGCAAGCTCTTCGGGCCGTGGAGCCAGGGAGCGTGCAACGTCGTCTACGACTTCCGAGGGCGCTTCGACGCGGCGAAGGTGCTGCAGGTGCTGGAGCGGCAGAAGGTGACGACGTTCTGCGCGCCGCCGACGGCGTGGCGAGCGCTGGTGCTGCAGGACCTGTCGAAGTTCGACCTGAAGGCCATCCGGCACGTGGTGAGCGCGGGCGAGCCGTTGAACCCCGAAGTCATCGATACGTGGAAGCAGGCCACGGGGCTGTACATCCGCGAGGGCTACGGGCAGACGGAGACGGTGATGGTGGTGGGCATGTTCCCGTCGCTCGAGCCGAGGGCGGGCTCCATGGGCAAGCCATCACCGGGCTTCACGGTGGACGTCATCAACGAGCAGGGGCAGCCAGTGCCGGTGGGGCAGGAGGGAGACATCGCGGTTCGAGTGGCGCCCGAGCGTCCAGTGGGCCTGTTCCACGGCTACCTGAATGACGAGTCCGCGAACCAGGCTTGCCGCCGAGGGGACTGGTACGTGACGGGGGACCGGGCGGTGAAGGACGCGGACGGCTACTTCTGGTTCGTGGGGCGTGCGGACGACGTCATCAAGACGTCGGGCTACCGGGTGGGGCCATTCGAGGTGGAGTCCGCTCTGCTGGAGCACGTGGCGGTGGCGGAGTCAGCGGTGATTGGGGTGCCGGACGAGCGCATTGGCCAGCGCATCAAGGCGTACGTGGTGCTGGCGCCGGGACACCGGGGCTCGCCAGAGCTGGCCATGGAGCTGCAGGAGCACGTGAAGAAGACCACGGCTCCTTATAAGTACCCGCGGGAGATCGAGTTCGTCACCGAGCTGCCGAAGACGGTGAGCGGGAAGATCCGCCGTGCGGAGCTGCGAGGCACGC